The following are encoded in a window of Peromyscus leucopus breed LL Stock chromosome X, UCI_PerLeu_2.1, whole genome shotgun sequence genomic DNA:
- the LOC114702863 gene encoding protein FAM104A isoform X2 produces the protein MDDPPKMDDPPMKRRRDDKEEDTHLPRHSKRNKKDQAFQDPRAIESSSSDNERIHSSINNPNRESVPESSLNQNIAELNSNIPEFSHEDYALFQGHDPYSHINQILKEAHFYSLQQRGQSPT, from the exons ATGGATGATCCTCCGAAGATGGACGATCCTCCGAT gaaaaggagaagagatgaCAAGGAGGAAGACACCCACCTTCCCCGTCATTCGAAGAGGAATAAGAAGGACCAGGCCTTCCAGGACCCGCGTGCTATAGAG tCGTCAAGCAGTGATAATGAAAGGATCCACAGCAGCATCAATAACCCCAACAGAGAAAGTGTACCAGAGAGCAGCTTAAACCAGAACATTGCCGAACTTAACTCCAATATCCCCGAGTTCTCCCACGAGGACTATGCATTGTTCCAAGGTCATGATCCTTACTCCCACATTAACCAGATCTTGAAGGAGGCTCACTTCTACAGCCTACAGCAGAGAGGACAATCTCCGACATGA
- the LOC114702863 gene encoding protein FAM104A isoform X3 yields the protein MGLVRKRRRDDKEEDTHLPRHSKRNKKDQAFQDPRAIESSSSDNERIHSSINNPNRESVPESSLNQNIAELNSNIPEFSHEDYALFQGHDPYSHINQILKEAHFYSLQQRGQSPT from the exons ATGGGGCTGGTCAG gaaaaggagaagagatgaCAAGGAGGAAGACACCCACCTTCCCCGTCATTCGAAGAGGAATAAGAAGGACCAGGCCTTCCAGGACCCGCGTGCTATAGAG tCGTCAAGCAGTGATAATGAAAGGATCCACAGCAGCATCAATAACCCCAACAGAGAAAGTGTACCAGAGAGCAGCTTAAACCAGAACATTGCCGAACTTAACTCCAATATCCCCGAGTTCTCCCACGAGGACTATGCATTGTTCCAAGGTCATGATCCTTACTCCCACATTAACCAGATCTTGAAGGAGGCTCACTTCTACAGCCTACAGCAGAGAGGACAATCTCCGACATGA
- the LOC114702863 gene encoding protein FAM104A isoform X4, with protein MWKRRRDDKEEDTHLPRHSKRNKKDQAFQDPRAIESSSSDNERIHSSINNPNRESVPESSLNQNIAELNSNIPEFSHEDYALFQGHDPYSHINQILKEAHFYSLQQRGQSPT; from the exons ATGTG gaaaaggagaagagatgaCAAGGAGGAAGACACCCACCTTCCCCGTCATTCGAAGAGGAATAAGAAGGACCAGGCCTTCCAGGACCCGCGTGCTATAGAG tCGTCAAGCAGTGATAATGAAAGGATCCACAGCAGCATCAATAACCCCAACAGAGAAAGTGTACCAGAGAGCAGCTTAAACCAGAACATTGCCGAACTTAACTCCAATATCCCCGAGTTCTCCCACGAGGACTATGCATTGTTCCAAGGTCATGATCCTTACTCCCACATTAACCAGATCTTGAAGGAGGCTCACTTCTACAGCCTACAGCAGAGAGGACAATCTCCGACATGA